In the genome of Cyanobacteriota bacterium, one region contains:
- the trpS gene encoding tryptophan--tRNA ligase, whose translation MPKILLTGDRPTGPLHLGHYVGSLQNRVKLQNEQDTSGAHLYKPYILIADMQALTDNFETPDLVSGNILNVALDYLAVGIDPKLSSIYIQSQIPEFSELTMYFLNLLTLNQIERNPTVKEEIRQKNYEGQIPMGFLIYPVSQAADILAFKADVVPVGADQIPMIEDSNMLARKFNQVYKSEVLKECKALIPDNFGRLVGLDGKAKMSKSLGNAIYLKDTTDELWGKVRQMYTDPDHVKVEDPGKVEGNVCFTYLDAFGDDQAKVQELKDHYSSGGLGDMVVKKYVMEVLDAKLAPIRAAREDFAKEPAQVMAMLARGTEEARAVVQATMKDVKEAMGIAYDLSVIA comes from the coding sequence GTGCCCAAAATACTACTAACCGGAGATAGACCAACTGGACCCTTGCACTTGGGGCATTATGTCGGTTCATTGCAAAATAGAGTGAAGTTGCAAAACGAACAAGATACTAGTGGCGCTCACCTTTATAAGCCATATATTTTGATTGCTGATATGCAGGCACTCACTGACAATTTTGAGACACCTGACTTAGTTAGTGGCAATATCCTCAACGTCGCGCTTGATTACCTTGCTGTGGGAATTGATCCCAAACTTAGTTCGATTTATATTCAGTCACAAATTCCTGAGTTCTCAGAACTCACTATGTATTTTTTGAATTTGCTTACGCTCAATCAAATTGAACGTAACCCCACTGTCAAAGAAGAAATTCGCCAGAAGAATTATGAAGGACAAATCCCGATGGGATTTTTGATTTATCCAGTCTCGCAAGCCGCTGATATTCTGGCTTTCAAGGCAGATGTGGTGCCGGTTGGTGCTGATCAAATTCCAATGATTGAAGATAGTAATATGCTGGCGCGCAAATTTAATCAAGTCTACAAGTCTGAAGTGCTTAAAGAATGCAAAGCACTTATTCCAGACAACTTTGGTCGTCTTGTTGGACTAGATGGCAAAGCGAAGATGTCCAAGTCATTAGGCAATGCAATCTATCTCAAAGACACGACCGATGAGCTTTGGGGCAAGGTGCGTCAGATGTATACTGATCCGGATCATGTCAAAGTAGAAGACCCTGGTAAGGTAGAAGGCAATGTTTGTTTTACGTACCTTGATGCTTTTGGAGATGATCAAGCTAAGGTACAAGAACTTAAAGATCATTACTCGAGCGGTGGACTCGGTGACATGGTCGTCAAAAAATATGTTATGGAAGTGCTTGACGCTAAGCTCGCGCCAATTCGTGCAGCTAGAGAAGACTTTGCAAAAGAGCCAGCGCAAGTAATGGCAATGCTTGCAAGAGGTACTGAAGAAGCTAGAGCAGTTGTGCAGGCTACTATGAAAGATGTTAAAGAAGCGATGGGGATTGCTTATGACTTGTCGGTTATTGCTTAA
- the obgE gene encoding GTPase ObgE, whose amino-acid sequence MFIDKVTIKLASGRGGHGASSFRQEKFVANGGPDGGDGGRGASIWLEATHDLSTLLDFKFKAIYKADNGKRGGRSNKTGPSGEDYIIKVPLGTVVKDPNAELIIGDLTYEGQRLLVAEGGRGGRGNTKFKSNKTKVPNFSEPGEAGIERELELELKMIADVGIIGFPNAGKSTLISKVSSSKAKIADYAFTTIMPNLGVVRKESGDAYVMADIPGLIEGASEGHGLGHEFLRHVERTRLLIHMVDVWGLMGSNLDEFQHKNFENPLHNFIQVNYELYNYSPELAKRKQIVVLNKIEGYPEDELAKVVKDFEEQMDPDVCLKLFTVSAFTGQGLTELRRYIEQALEEIPKETKEVLIDYDPIATDHDDSNFQIIKQDQSDKTVKWLVHCGKLERHMKLVNLKEPDSLYHIFRVTKGLGVIDAIKSKGAKDGDSLNIDGVDFEVNDALLI is encoded by the coding sequence ATGTTTATTGATAAAGTCACAATCAAACTTGCAAGCGGCCGTGGAGGACACGGAGCTAGTAGCTTTCGTCAAGAAAAATTCGTCGCCAATGGTGGACCGGATGGTGGTGATGGTGGCAGAGGTGCAAGTATCTGGCTTGAAGCTACTCATGATCTTAGTACCTTATTAGATTTTAAATTTAAAGCAATTTACAAAGCAGACAATGGCAAGAGAGGCGGCAGATCAAACAAAACCGGACCCAGTGGCGAAGACTATATCATCAAGGTACCTCTTGGAACTGTCGTTAAAGATCCCAACGCGGAGCTGATCATTGGAGACTTGACGTACGAAGGGCAAAGGCTATTAGTTGCAGAGGGCGGCCGTGGTGGGCGCGGCAATACCAAATTCAAATCAAACAAAACCAAAGTACCCAATTTTTCAGAACCTGGCGAAGCTGGTATTGAACGTGAGCTAGAACTCGAACTAAAAATGATTGCAGATGTTGGCATCATTGGTTTTCCCAATGCTGGTAAATCGACCCTCATCTCTAAAGTCAGTTCATCCAAAGCCAAAATTGCAGACTACGCATTTACAACTATCATGCCCAATCTTGGTGTTGTTCGCAAAGAATCTGGCGATGCTTATGTCATGGCAGACATCCCTGGACTAATCGAGGGAGCTAGTGAGGGACATGGTTTGGGGCACGAGTTCCTAAGACATGTCGAGCGCACTCGTCTTTTGATTCATATGGTAGATGTCTGGGGTTTAATGGGATCTAATTTAGATGAGTTTCAACACAAAAACTTTGAGAACCCATTGCACAATTTTATTCAAGTAAATTATGAGCTTTATAATTATTCTCCTGAGCTTGCAAAGCGCAAACAAATTGTTGTCCTAAATAAAATCGAGGGCTATCCAGAAGATGAACTAGCCAAAGTCGTTAAGGATTTTGAAGAACAAATGGATCCTGATGTTTGTCTCAAACTCTTTACAGTCTCAGCTTTCACAGGTCAAGGACTCACTGAACTTAGAAGATATATAGAACAAGCTCTTGAAGAAATTCCAAAAGAAACTAAAGAAGTATTGATCGACTACGATCCAATTGCAACAGATCATGATGATAGTAATTTCCAAATAATCAAACAAGATCAAAGTGACAAAACTGTCAAATGGTTAGTTCATTGCGGCAAACTAGAACGTCACATGAAACTAGTTAACCTCAAAGAACCTGATTCGCTCTATCATATATTTAGAGTAACCAAAGGCTTAGGAGTAATTGATGCAATTAAATCCAAAGGCGCCAAAGACGGTGACAGCTTGAATATTGACGGTGTTGACTTTGAAGTTAATGATGCGCTTTTGATTTAA
- a CDS encoding transposase produces MEFENAFYHVASRGINRQNLFCDLEDNIVFMRLLRKMVFKYNIRLFAFCLMSNHYHLYFSSPNANLSIFIKALNQSYAIYFLKKYPEKDGTVYKGRYMRKLVEKDRYSLALIAYIHNNPYKLIDEVQDWSYSSYSSYLDSTERFDFIDYNFGLTGFAGSVQKFKSFHDEMRKAEWNPEDHTVAKSFIGSEEFAKNIIQEHLSLDQIYNEEILGMNFFRNKPFASSSFPVFGLRPAFLT; encoded by the coding sequence ATAGAGTTTGAAAATGCTTTCTATCATGTTGCATCTCGTGGCATCAATCGTCAAAATCTCTTTTGTGATTTAGAAGACAATATCGTCTTTATGCGCTTATTGAGAAAGATGGTGTTCAAGTATAATATTCGACTTTTTGCCTTTTGCTTGATGAGCAACCATTATCATTTGTACTTTTCATCGCCCAATGCAAATCTATCAATATTTATCAAGGCATTGAATCAGAGCTATGCAATATATTTTCTGAAGAAATATCCAGAGAAGGATGGGACTGTCTATAAGGGAAGATATATGAGGAAACTTGTTGAGAAGGATAGATATTCTCTAGCTTTGATTGCTTATATTCATAACAATCCTTATAAATTAATTGATGAGGTACAGGATTGGAGCTATTCAAGTTATTCATCCTACCTGGATTCAACTGAGAGATTTGATTTTATTGATTATAATTTTGGCTTGACAGGCTTTGCTGGCTCTGTACAAAAATTTAAATCTTTTCATGATGAGATGCGCAAAGCAGAGTGGAATCCAGAAGATCATACTGTTGCAAAAAGCTTTATTGGTAGTGAGGAATTTGCCAAAAATATTATACAAGAGCACCTGAGTCTGGACCAGATCTATAACGAAGAAATACTAGGTATGAATTTTTTTCGAAATAAGCCCTTTGCGTCCTCTAGCTTTCCTGTTTTTGGATTACGTCCAGCATTCTTGACATAA